From Streptomyces sp. NBC_00690, a single genomic window includes:
- the hemC gene encoding hydroxymethylbilane synthase has translation MSAPELIRIVSRSSPMALAQVARVQAELEALHPGIRTEVVPVTTSGDRWMGDLARLGGKGAFTKEVDAALIAGEADLAVHCVKDVPADRPLPAGTTFAAFLSRDDIRDALVHPGGLRLDELPGGTRIGTSSVRRVAQLAASHPQLECVPMRGNANRRLEKLAAGEADALLLAVSGLERIERMDVISEVLSVEAMCPPIGAGILALQCREDDATTIDAVSGLGDPAAHREATAERMFLHVLQGHCNSPIAGFARSERSGDLSLRAKVFTPDGKRVLNAHEWAGPLDPATLGTSVAVALLRQGARELIDEISH, from the coding sequence ATGTCTGCCCCTGAGCTGATTCGCATCGTCTCCCGCTCCTCCCCCATGGCCCTGGCCCAAGTCGCCCGCGTACAGGCGGAGTTGGAGGCGCTGCACCCCGGAATTCGGACCGAGGTCGTACCCGTCACCACCTCGGGTGACCGCTGGATGGGGGATCTCGCCCGGTTGGGCGGCAAGGGCGCGTTCACCAAGGAGGTGGACGCCGCACTGATCGCCGGGGAGGCCGATCTCGCCGTGCACTGTGTGAAGGACGTGCCCGCCGACCGACCGCTCCCGGCCGGGACCACCTTCGCCGCCTTCCTCAGTCGCGACGACATCAGGGATGCACTCGTCCATCCCGGCGGGCTGCGTCTCGACGAGCTCCCTGGAGGTACGCGGATCGGAACCTCGTCGGTGCGGCGGGTTGCGCAACTCGCCGCCTCCCACCCGCAGTTGGAGTGCGTACCGATGCGAGGGAACGCCAACCGTCGGCTGGAGAAGCTCGCCGCCGGGGAGGCTGATGCCCTACTGCTCGCCGTGTCGGGGCTGGAGCGCATCGAGCGTATGGACGTGATCAGCGAGGTGCTGTCCGTGGAGGCCATGTGTCCGCCGATCGGCGCGGGCATCCTGGCCCTACAGTGCAGGGAGGACGACGCCACGACCATTGACGCCGTGAGCGGGCTCGGCGATCCGGCCGCCCATCGCGAGGCCACCGCGGAGCGGATGTTCCTCCATGTGCTCCAAGGGCACTGCAACTCCCCCATCGCCGGCTTCGCACGCTCGGAGCGCAGCGGTGACCTGTCCCTGCGTGCGAAGGTCTTCACCCCTGATGGCAAGCGGGTCTTGAACGCCCATGAGTGGGCCGGCCCACTCGATCCGGCCACACTCGGAACGTCGGTGGCGGTGGCTCTGCTGCGGCAGGGAGCACGGGAGCTGATCGACGAGATCTCCCACTGA
- a CDS encoding GNAT family N-acetyltransferase, with protein MPAKTPSPITLTGRHIRLEPLTMAHLPDLFVAGGGDEEIWRWQGGPTPTRQEDLGVTLREVLDEAERGATVPFAVILLTTGRAIGWSTYLDIEVDDERLEIGWTWYGREHWRTAVNSEAKLLLLTHAFEELGMGRVQLKTDHRNERSQTAIARLGARREGVLRRHRRRHDGTWRDTVYFSLLAEEWPAAKERLHTALAAVAQP; from the coding sequence ATGCCCGCGAAGACACCGTCACCGATCACCCTCACCGGTCGGCACATCCGTCTCGAACCCCTCACCATGGCGCACCTCCCCGACCTCTTCGTCGCGGGTGGCGGCGACGAGGAGATCTGGCGCTGGCAGGGCGGTCCCACGCCCACCCGTCAGGAGGACCTCGGCGTCACGCTGCGCGAAGTGCTCGACGAGGCGGAGCGCGGTGCCACCGTTCCGTTCGCCGTGATCCTCCTGACGACCGGTCGGGCGATCGGCTGGTCCACCTACTTGGACATCGAGGTCGACGATGAACGGCTGGAGATCGGTTGGACCTGGTACGGACGCGAGCACTGGCGCACCGCGGTCAACTCCGAAGCCAAGCTCCTGCTGCTGACGCACGCCTTCGAGGAGCTCGGCATGGGCCGCGTCCAGTTGAAGACCGACCACCGCAACGAGCGCTCCCAGACAGCGATCGCCCGGCTCGGGGCACGGCGTGAAGGGGTGCTTCGTCGCCATCGGCGGCGCCATGACGGTACCTGGCGGGACACGGTGTACTTCTCGCTGCTGGCGGAGGAATGGCCAGCGGCGAAGGAACGGCTGCACACGGCTCTCGCAGCGGTGGCACAGCCATGA
- a CDS encoding MOSC domain-containing protein — protein MTGPGNLSVQRLTFYPVKGCAGTDTASASVTTIGLAHDRTFMVVDAADGTFRSQRTLPAMAAIRPTITDDGSTLRLSAPDVDELVLQVAPEGRRRAVSMFGRPIGEGVDQGEDAAAWFSKALGAASRLVRVPDDFDRDGWGETPGKVGFADAHAVLVVSQASLDHLNALITARGAAPVPMDRFRPNIVLDGCSDAHAEDTLRRLDIGTVGLAYAVRATRCAVPMVDQRTGARSGPEPIRTLATYRREPQYDNKVSFGMKAAVVRQGSLSVGDLVSAIAVREEDG, from the coding sequence ATGACCGGACCCGGGAACCTGTCCGTGCAGCGGCTCACGTTCTACCCCGTCAAGGGCTGTGCGGGCACGGACACCGCATCGGCGTCCGTGACGACGATCGGCCTGGCGCACGACCGCACATTCATGGTCGTCGACGCGGCGGACGGCACCTTCAGGAGCCAGCGCACCCTGCCCGCCATGGCTGCGATCCGGCCGACGATCACCGATGACGGCAGCACACTTCGCCTCTCGGCACCGGATGTGGACGAGCTGGTGCTCCAGGTCGCGCCGGAGGGTCGACGCCGAGCGGTGAGCATGTTCGGCCGGCCCATCGGTGAGGGCGTGGACCAGGGGGAAGACGCCGCCGCGTGGTTCTCCAAGGCGTTGGGGGCCGCGTCCCGACTCGTGCGCGTACCGGACGACTTCGACCGGGACGGCTGGGGCGAGACCCCCGGCAAGGTCGGGTTCGCGGACGCCCATGCCGTCCTGGTGGTCTCCCAGGCATCGTTGGACCATCTCAATGCGCTCATCACCGCGCGGGGCGCGGCACCCGTGCCCATGGACCGCTTCCGGCCGAACATCGTCCTCGACGGGTGCAGTGACGCACACGCCGAGGACACGCTGCGCCGCCTCGACATCGGGACCGTGGGACTGGCGTACGCGGTACGGGCGACCCGGTGCGCCGTCCCGATGGTGGACCAGCGCACCGGAGCACGTTCGGGTCCCGAGCCCATCCGCACCCTCGCCACCTATCGGCGGGAACCGCAGTACGACAACAAGGTCAGCTTCGGGATGAAGGCCGCGGTCGTACGGCAGGGTTCACTGTCCGTCGGCGACCTCGTCTCGGCGATCGCCGTTCGCGAAGAGGACGGCTGA
- a CDS encoding glycoside hydrolase domain-containing protein encodes MFSAAGALGATAVLAFAPPAAAEPATPVAYAAGAGSTRFAGLAFDTCTAPPLAAMRAWTASPYRAVGVYFGGVNRTCAQPELTPSWVASVGALKWRLLPIYKGLQPPCGARPIDAKISLVPATARSQGIAAATDAIAKAKALGMQPGSAFYNDIEHYSQTDTACRTAVLTYVSAWTKELHRLGYVSGVYMNLNLGAKQLSDVYTSTAYARPDALWIARYDEVDSLKGWTNIPDSRWAVHQRAKQFRGSHNETHGGTTIWIDSNRLDTPVATLAYPYKVTSTTTLNARTGPSSTYAVSRSHAPGAALKVLCQTPGQSVGGSAVWNKLADGSYVSDRYVSTPSATGYSAPLPRCLYPYQVTAAGGLSERTGPGASYAVRATLPHGALAWVYCQRSGSTVGTTKIWNRLENGRYVSDYYVANPSNTTYSKPIPRC; translated from the coding sequence GTGTTCTCCGCGGCCGGCGCGCTGGGCGCCACGGCCGTCCTGGCCTTCGCGCCGCCCGCCGCCGCCGAACCGGCCACACCGGTCGCCTACGCAGCGGGGGCGGGCTCGACCCGCTTCGCCGGGCTCGCCTTCGACACCTGTACCGCACCACCCCTCGCCGCCATGCGCGCCTGGACCGCCTCGCCCTATCGCGCGGTCGGCGTGTACTTCGGCGGGGTCAACCGCACCTGCGCCCAACCGGAACTCACCCCGTCGTGGGTCGCGTCCGTCGGCGCGCTGAAGTGGCGTCTGCTGCCGATCTACAAGGGTCTGCAACCACCGTGCGGGGCCAGGCCGATCGACGCCAAGATCAGCCTCGTCCCCGCCACCGCCCGATCGCAGGGCATTGCAGCCGCCACCGACGCCATCGCCAAGGCGAAGGCCCTCGGCATGCAGCCGGGCAGTGCGTTCTACAACGACATCGAGCACTACTCCCAGACCGATACCGCCTGCCGGACCGCGGTGCTCACCTATGTCTCCGCGTGGACCAAGGAGTTGCACCGGCTCGGCTATGTGTCCGGGGTCTATATGAACCTCAACCTGGGGGCGAAGCAACTCTCCGACGTCTACACCTCCACGGCCTACGCACGTCCCGACGCGCTCTGGATCGCACGGTACGACGAGGTCGACTCGCTCAAGGGATGGACCAACATCCCCGACTCCAGATGGGCCGTGCACCAGCGGGCGAAGCAGTTCCGCGGCAGCCACAACGAGACCCACGGCGGCACCACCATCTGGATCGACAGCAACCGTCTCGACACACCGGTGGCAACCCTCGCCTATCCGTACAAGGTCACCAGCACCACCACCCTGAACGCCCGTACCGGCCCCTCGTCGACGTACGCGGTCAGCCGCTCGCACGCCCCGGGAGCCGCGCTGAAAGTGCTGTGCCAGACACCGGGACAGTCCGTCGGCGGCTCAGCCGTGTGGAACAAGCTCGCCGACGGCTCCTACGTCAGCGACCGGTACGTGAGCACGCCTTCGGCGACCGGCTACAGCGCTCCGCTGCCCCGCTGTCTCTACCCGTACCAGGTCACCGCGGCCGGCGGCCTCTCGGAACGCACGGGTCCGGGCGCTTCCTACGCCGTCCGGGCGACCCTTCCGCACGGCGCGCTGGCCTGGGTGTACTGCCAGCGATCCGGGTCGACGGTCGGCACCACCAAGATCTGGAACCGTCTGGAGAACGGCCGGTACGTGTCCGACTACTACGTGGCCAACCCGAGCAACACCACGTACAGCAAACCGATCCCCCGCTGCTGA
- a CDS encoding arsenate reductase family protein: MEIWINPACSKCRSALGLLDEEGAQYTVRRYLEDVPSEDEIRTVLERLGLAPWDITRTQEPEAKALELAGWPRTDESRDRWIAALASHPRLIQRPIITADDGTAVVARTDEAVRDAIGRG; this comes from the coding sequence ATGGAGATCTGGATCAATCCCGCCTGTTCGAAGTGCCGCAGCGCCCTCGGCCTCCTCGACGAGGAGGGCGCCCAGTACACCGTGCGCCGCTATCTGGAGGACGTACCGAGCGAGGACGAGATCCGCACGGTCCTGGAACGGCTGGGACTCGCCCCCTGGGACATCACCCGCACCCAGGAACCCGAGGCCAAAGCCCTGGAGCTGGCCGGTTGGCCGCGCACGGACGAGTCGCGCGACCGTTGGATCGCGGCGCTCGCCAGCCACCCGCGGCTCATCCAGCGCCCGATCATCACGGCGGACGACGGCACGGCCGTGGTGGCCCGCACCGACGAAGCCGTACGGGACGCCATCGGCCGCGGTTGA
- a CDS encoding Gfo/Idh/MocA family protein has product MTDHEPARKPRFGLLGAGPWAERTQAPALASHRGIEFAGVWARRPEAAAELAAAHGTRAFSGDFGAAELFADCDAVAFALPPDIQASWAVRAAEAGCHLLLDKPVATTVAGARAVAEAAERAKVASVVFCTLRFAAQTRPWIEQQAAVGGWFTAQAQWLGSLYAADGAPAEAGGYAASRWRREKGGLWDVGPHVLSVLIPVLGDVTDVTAARGPLDTVHLVLRHASGASSTVTVGLSAPPKAAAVGVELMGDQGRVQLPQWSDAIASFGSAIDGLLEASRTGHAHDCDVRWGMRLTQILAEAESQLG; this is encoded by the coding sequence ATGACTGATCACGAGCCCGCGCGGAAACCGCGCTTTGGACTGCTGGGTGCCGGCCCCTGGGCCGAGCGCACCCAGGCACCCGCCCTCGCCTCCCACCGGGGCATCGAGTTCGCGGGCGTCTGGGCGCGGCGCCCCGAGGCCGCTGCCGAGCTCGCCGCCGCGCACGGCACCCGGGCCTTCAGCGGCGATTTTGGAGCCGCGGAGTTGTTCGCCGACTGCGACGCGGTCGCCTTCGCCCTGCCACCGGACATTCAGGCGTCGTGGGCGGTGCGCGCCGCGGAAGCGGGCTGCCATCTACTGCTCGACAAACCGGTCGCGACGACGGTGGCGGGTGCCCGCGCGGTCGCCGAAGCGGCCGAGCGCGCCAAAGTGGCATCCGTGGTCTTCTGCACCCTGCGGTTCGCGGCACAGACCCGGCCGTGGATCGAGCAGCAGGCCGCGGTCGGCGGCTGGTTCACCGCCCAGGCCCAGTGGCTCGGTTCGCTGTACGCCGCGGACGGTGCGCCCGCCGAGGCCGGTGGCTATGCCGCGTCCCGCTGGCGCCGGGAGAAGGGCGGCCTCTGGGATGTCGGGCCGCATGTCCTGTCCGTGTTGATACCGGTACTCGGGGACGTCACCGATGTGACGGCCGCCCGGGGCCCCCTGGACACGGTCCATCTGGTGCTGCGCCATGCGTCAGGTGCGTCGAGCACGGTCACGGTGGGCCTCAGCGCACCGCCGAAGGCAGCGGCGGTGGGCGTCGAACTTATGGGGGATCAGGGGCGGGTACAGCTGCCGCAGTGGTCCGATGCGATCGCCTCCTTCGGGAGCGCGATCGACGGACTGCTGGAGGCTTCGCGCACGGGGCACGCGCACGACTGCGATGTGCGCTGGGGAATGCGTCTGACGCAGATCCTGGCCGAAGCGGAGTCCCAGTTGGGTTGA
- a CDS encoding ARPP-2 domain-containing protein encodes MNGLDLTGLTVMPSQVWGGVRLVPLVRTEPVPGLRLHHEIYDRAIGEVQVGPRAHYLSYVPHGFIADWSGDGGQQAAYGSRLAPSADGGADCVPVRMHHRLAKRRRSKGVSEQRLRFLPLHLALEGYLALHFGGPSVVWDEWSQQAVRQGLSPRAEAAYAGWQVPGLGQALRIFEIHPGQCGVLVYTADSLAAAFVVPHPDDYRALHPSLIEDLYGELVYQYAHFSGDVPDFEVRIGGERHIRTLADLRLAARGQERNWVQGHDALMSARLLGPSYRFDRVYRMDRFALWRFLPSFSRSEPEQHIGEAICDHRGRVAYLKTFRLSDAQIRRGHLLDRLHDHDWHLDRTAEAMGVSRTQLVRRVEDAGFGSLLKHGAERASAR; translated from the coding sequence GTGAACGGACTGGATCTGACCGGGTTGACGGTGATGCCGTCGCAGGTCTGGGGCGGTGTTCGGCTCGTGCCCCTGGTGCGTACGGAGCCGGTGCCCGGGCTGCGGCTGCACCACGAGATCTACGACCGGGCCATCGGCGAGGTGCAGGTGGGTCCGCGGGCCCACTATCTGTCGTACGTCCCGCACGGGTTCATCGCGGACTGGTCGGGAGACGGGGGCCAGCAGGCGGCTTACGGCAGCCGGTTGGCGCCGTCGGCGGACGGCGGGGCGGACTGCGTTCCCGTGCGGATGCACCACCGGCTGGCCAAGCGTCGACGGAGCAAGGGCGTCAGCGAGCAGCGGCTGCGGTTCCTCCCCCTGCACCTGGCGTTGGAGGGGTATCTGGCGCTGCACTTCGGCGGGCCGTCCGTGGTCTGGGACGAGTGGTCCCAGCAGGCGGTACGGCAGGGGCTCTCGCCACGGGCCGAGGCGGCGTACGCGGGTTGGCAGGTGCCGGGGCTCGGACAGGCGCTGCGGATCTTCGAGATCCATCCCGGTCAGTGCGGTGTGCTGGTGTACACGGCGGATTCCCTGGCTGCCGCCTTCGTCGTGCCGCATCCGGACGACTACCGCGCTCTGCACCCCTCGCTGATCGAGGACCTCTACGGCGAGCTGGTGTACCAGTACGCACACTTCTCGGGCGATGTGCCGGACTTCGAGGTGCGGATCGGCGGGGAGCGTCACATCCGGACCCTGGCCGATCTCCGGCTGGCCGCGCGGGGGCAGGAGAGGAATTGGGTACAGGGCCATGACGCGCTGATGTCCGCGCGGCTGCTGGGCCCCTCGTACCGCTTCGATCGGGTGTATCGGATGGATCGCTTCGCCCTGTGGCGGTTCCTGCCGTCCTTCTCGCGGAGCGAGCCCGAGCAGCACATCGGGGAGGCGATCTGCGACCACCGGGGCCGGGTCGCCTATCTGAAGACCTTCCGGCTGTCGGACGCGCAGATCAGACGCGGGCACCTGCTCGACCGGCTGCACGATCACGATTGGCACCTGGACCGGACGGCGGAGGCCATGGGGGTCAGCCGGACGCAGTTGGTGAGGCGTGTCGAGGATGCCGGTTTCGGTTCGCTGCTGAAGCACGGGGCGGAGCGCGCGAGCGCCCGATAG
- the glnII gene encoding glutamine synthetase, whose product MTFKAEYIWIDGTEPTAKLRSKTRILATGAELPLWGFDGSSTNQAEGSSSDCVLKPVYTCPDPIRGGDDVLVLCEVLNTDLSPHRSNTRAELVETAERFAAQEPIFGIEQEYTFFQGDRPLGFPVGGFPAPQGGYYCGVGVDEIHGRDVVEAHLENCLTAGLGISGINAEVMPGQWEFQVGPLNPVVVADQLWIARWLLYRTAEDFNVAATLAPKPVRGDWNGAGAHTNFSTRAMREDGGYPAIITACESLGEGSKPLDHVKNYGAGIDDRLTGLHETAPWNEYSYGVSDRGASVRIPWQVEKDGKGYIEDRRPNANVDPYLVTRLMVDTCCTALEKAGQV is encoded by the coding sequence GTGACCTTCAAGGCTGAGTACATCTGGATCGACGGCACCGAGCCCACTGCCAAGCTCCGCTCCAAGACGAGGATCCTGGCCACCGGCGCTGAGCTGCCCCTGTGGGGCTTCGACGGCTCCAGCACCAACCAGGCCGAGGGCAGCTCGTCGGACTGTGTGCTGAAGCCCGTCTACACCTGTCCGGACCCGATCCGCGGCGGAGATGACGTACTGGTGCTGTGCGAGGTGCTGAACACGGATCTGAGCCCGCACCGCTCCAACACTCGGGCGGAGCTGGTGGAGACGGCGGAGCGGTTCGCCGCGCAGGAGCCGATCTTCGGCATCGAGCAGGAGTACACGTTCTTCCAGGGCGACCGTCCGCTCGGCTTCCCCGTCGGCGGCTTCCCCGCCCCGCAGGGCGGCTACTACTGCGGCGTCGGCGTGGACGAGATCCACGGCCGTGACGTGGTCGAAGCCCACCTGGAGAACTGCCTCACCGCGGGCCTCGGCATCTCGGGGATCAACGCCGAGGTGATGCCGGGACAGTGGGAGTTCCAGGTCGGCCCGCTGAACCCGGTCGTCGTCGCGGACCAGCTGTGGATCGCCCGCTGGCTGCTCTACCGCACGGCCGAGGACTTCAACGTCGCGGCGACCCTGGCGCCCAAGCCCGTACGGGGCGATTGGAACGGCGCGGGCGCACACACCAACTTCTCCACCCGGGCGATGCGCGAGGACGGCGGATACCCGGCGATCATCACCGCCTGTGAGTCGCTGGGCGAGGGCTCCAAGCCGCTCGACCACGTCAAGAACTACGGGGCTGGCATCGACGACCGGCTCACCGGTCTGCACGAGACCGCGCCCTGGAACGAGTACAGCTACGGCGTGTCCGACCGGGGTGCGTCCGTCCGCATTCCCTGGCAAGTGGAGAAGGACGGCAAGGGCTACATCGAGGACCGCCGACCGAACGCCAACGTGGACCCGTACCTGGTGACGCGGCTGATGGTGGACACCTGCTGCACCGCACTGGAGAAGGCCGGACAGGTCTGA
- a CDS encoding GlxA family transcriptional regulator: protein MTLRALPEPPALHRVVALLQPPQSTFLLACAAEVFADHGPAIPARYTFEVCTEQPGLLRTQSGYDMLVTQGLDTVERADTVLIPGWQQAPGVEIPPEVIAAVRQAHRRGARIVGLCSGAFVLAAAGLLDGRRAATHWARAAELDARFHRVQVDPAVLYVDHGDVATSAGSAAAVDVCLHLVRADQGSAYALRIARQMVMPPHREGCQLQYAELPTSGPVADSLAPLLEWLAGRLDQPVSVAEMAARSQVSARTLTRRFTEQLGISPGRWLLDRRIAATRALLEETDLPVESIARRVGLSSAVNLRRRFHEALRTTPAAYRRAFRLDKAG from the coding sequence ATGACGCTTCGTGCACTGCCGGAGCCCCCGGCGCTCCATCGGGTGGTGGCCCTGTTGCAGCCCCCACAGTCGACCTTCCTGCTGGCCTGTGCGGCTGAGGTGTTCGCCGACCACGGCCCGGCGATACCCGCCCGCTACACGTTCGAGGTCTGCACCGAGCAGCCGGGCCTGCTGCGCACCCAGTCCGGCTACGACATGCTGGTCACGCAGGGGCTGGACACGGTGGAACGGGCGGACACCGTGCTCATCCCCGGCTGGCAGCAGGCGCCCGGAGTCGAGATCCCGCCCGAGGTGATCGCGGCGGTCCGACAGGCGCACCGGCGCGGCGCTCGGATCGTCGGCCTCTGCTCGGGCGCCTTCGTGCTCGCCGCCGCCGGGCTGTTGGACGGTCGGCGGGCCGCGACCCACTGGGCCAGGGCCGCGGAGTTGGACGCCCGGTTCCATCGGGTCCAGGTCGACCCCGCGGTGCTGTACGTGGACCACGGCGACGTCGCCACCAGCGCCGGATCGGCCGCCGCCGTGGACGTCTGCCTCCATCTGGTCAGGGCCGACCAGGGCTCCGCGTACGCGCTGCGCATCGCCCGGCAGATGGTGATGCCGCCGCACCGCGAGGGCTGCCAGTTGCAGTACGCCGAACTGCCCACATCCGGACCGGTCGCCGACTCGCTGGCACCGCTGCTGGAGTGGTTGGCCGGCCGGCTTGACCAGCCCGTCAGCGTTGCCGAGATGGCGGCCAGGTCCCAGGTCTCCGCCCGCACACTGACCCGGCGCTTCACCGAACAGTTGGGCATCAGCCCCGGACGCTGGTTGCTGGACCGGCGAATCGCCGCCACCCGGGCGCTGCTGGAGGAGACCGACCTGCCGGTGGAGAGCATCGCTCGCCGGGTCGGCCTTTCCTCGGCCGTCAATCTGCGCCGGCGTTTCCACGAGGCCCTGCGCACCACACCCGCCGCATATCGGCGCGCCTTCCGTCTGGACAAGGCTGGCTAG
- a CDS encoding MFS transporter — MTTAPTHPETARTDPLADPPTGLASARPPLWDRRFALFFTARTISLFGDAMMPVAAALAVGALYGISGVGFVLGTWTGTFVLLVLFGGVFADRFGARRMMVIADLVRVLTQGVLAVAFFAGPPPFWLLVTMAALAGAGVAMFLPGANGMVPLVASEPQRANATLKVADALAHLLGPAFAGLLIALTNAGTVYAIDAGTFALSALCLVLIRLAPAGTPKGSRADTLQNGPTDSPAHADTATHAHARTRTDTSARTGHALRRDLRQGWQEFRARTWMWAVILIWVGYGVLVFGPLVPLSSALVGTRLGPNAYGLAISFLGLGAVLGGLLALRLRPARPLAAGTAAMALYTVLPLCVALGADLPLLLAGHVLGGATMAFWSVMWATSVQTHTPPAVLNRVSAYELAGSVSGIALGQMLAGPAIALASPDRLLLVSAGACLVGCVALFAIPAIRTLPRAAAMGSAERGAPNGPQKG, encoded by the coding sequence GTGACCACCGCACCGACGCACCCCGAGACCGCTCGAACCGACCCGCTGGCCGATCCGCCGACCGGCCTGGCGTCGGCCCGTCCCCCGTTGTGGGACCGCCGATTCGCCCTCTTCTTCACCGCCCGCACGATCTCGTTGTTCGGCGACGCGATGATGCCGGTGGCCGCCGCACTCGCGGTGGGAGCGCTGTACGGGATCTCCGGCGTCGGCTTCGTCCTCGGCACCTGGACCGGGACGTTCGTCCTCCTGGTGCTGTTCGGCGGGGTGTTCGCCGACCGGTTCGGCGCCCGGCGGATGATGGTCATCGCCGACCTCGTCCGGGTGCTCACCCAAGGGGTGCTGGCAGTCGCGTTCTTCGCCGGTCCGCCGCCGTTCTGGCTGTTGGTGACCATGGCGGCCCTGGCCGGTGCGGGTGTCGCGATGTTCCTGCCGGGGGCGAACGGGATGGTTCCGCTGGTCGCCAGCGAACCGCAGCGGGCCAACGCCACGCTCAAGGTCGCCGACGCGCTCGCCCATCTGCTCGGCCCGGCCTTCGCCGGACTCCTGATCGCGCTGACCAACGCCGGGACCGTGTACGCGATCGACGCCGGCACCTTCGCGCTCAGCGCCCTGTGCCTGGTGCTGATCCGGCTCGCCCCGGCCGGCACGCCCAAGGGCTCCCGCGCCGACACGCTCCAGAACGGCCCGACCGACAGTCCCGCCCACGCCGACACCGCCACCCACGCCCACGCCCGCACCCGCACCGACACCTCTGCCCGCACCGGCCATGCGCTCCGCCGTGATCTGCGCCAGGGCTGGCAGGAGTTCCGCGCACGTACCTGGATGTGGGCGGTGATCCTGATCTGGGTGGGCTACGGCGTGCTGGTCTTCGGCCCGCTGGTACCGCTCAGTTCGGCCCTGGTCGGCACCCGCCTCGGCCCCAACGCCTACGGTCTGGCGATCTCCTTCCTCGGCCTCGGAGCCGTGCTCGGCGGTCTGTTGGCGCTACGGCTGCGCCCGGCCAGGCCACTGGCCGCAGGCACGGCGGCGATGGCCCTGTACACCGTGCTCCCGCTCTGCGTGGCGCTGGGCGCCGACCTTCCCTTGCTCCTGGCGGGCCATGTGCTCGGCGGCGCCACCATGGCGTTCTGGTCGGTGATGTGGGCGACTAGCGTGCAGACCCACACTCCGCCCGCGGTGCTCAACCGGGTCTCCGCGTACGAGTTGGCCGGCTCGGTGTCCGGCATCGCGCTCGGCCAGATGCTGGCAGGCCCGGCCATCGCGCTGGCCTCCCCCGACCGGCTGCTCCTGGTGTCGGCCGGCGCCTGCCTGGTGGGCTGCGTGGCACTGTTCGCGATCCCGGCGATCCGCACGCTGCCCCGCGCCGCTGCCATGGGCAGTGCCGAGCGGGGTGCACCGAACGGTCCGCAGAAAGGCTGA
- a CDS encoding winged helix-turn-helix domain-containing protein has product MANPRSFSSVPAGSATAAAATGALNPARHRLRAVDRDEVVPAGAIGGLRNVADYLPPGATWLPAPQHSVPSLPGHPPMVGYLVLVPADQQVPLHTALAPSSPPPPYPSTANEAAVTESGPVRIDPVERVALVAGKALDLTYLEFELLAHLVTYPHRVHTRDQLVTTVWGYGHVGDGRTVDVHVARLRRKLGVEHRRTIKTVRRVGYKYAP; this is encoded by the coding sequence ATGGCGAACCCTCGATCCTTCTCCTCCGTACCGGCCGGCTCCGCGACTGCTGCCGCCGCTACCGGTGCACTGAACCCCGCCCGTCATCGACTGCGCGCCGTCGACCGCGATGAGGTGGTACCCGCGGGTGCCATCGGCGGTCTGCGCAATGTGGCGGACTACCTGCCGCCCGGCGCCACCTGGCTGCCGGCACCACAGCACAGCGTGCCCAGCCTGCCCGGCCATCCGCCGATGGTCGGCTATCTCGTCCTCGTCCCGGCTGACCAGCAGGTTCCGCTGCACACAGCGCTGGCGCCGTCATCACCCCCGCCTCCGTATCCGTCGACCGCGAACGAGGCGGCCGTCACCGAGTCGGGCCCGGTACGGATCGACCCGGTGGAGCGGGTCGCCCTGGTCGCCGGGAAGGCACTGGATCTGACATACCTGGAGTTCGAGCTCCTCGCCCATCTGGTGACCTACCCCCATCGGGTCCACACCCGCGATCAGCTGGTGACCACGGTCTGGGGCTACGGACACGTCGGCGACGGGCGGACCGTCGACGTCCATGTCGCCCGGTTGCGGCGCAAGTTGGGCGTGGAGCACCGACGCACCATCAAGACCGTGCGCCGGGTGGGGTACAAGTACGCGCCCTGA